The Erythrobacter sp. HL-111 DNA segment ACGGTGCTGCTCGACGTTGCAGAGGCGCAGGTCGCCCGCCGCCTCGCCGCCCGCGACGGGGCGCAGAGCGATGCGATCGGCGGGCGCAGCGCGAATTACCATCGCGCGGTCGCCGCGAGCTTCCGCCGCATGGCCGCAGCCGATCCGGCGGGAATCGCGGTGATCGACGGAGCGGGCGAGCCGGAAGAGGTGCAAGCCCGCGTCCTCGCCGCGCTCGCGCCGATCATGCCGGAAGGGGCGCGCTGATGGATTGGCCCAATCACGAGCGGCCGTGGCGCGAATGGCGCATGGCAACCGGCGGAGCGCGGATGCACCATGGCTGGATCCTCGCGGGCAAGCGCGGCCTGGGCAAGCGCGACTTCGCGCTCGCCGCCGCGGCCGAACTGGTCGCCGAGCCCGGCGTGAGGCAGCCAGCCGATCCCGCCAACCATCCCGATATCGTGACTCTCACCCACGGGCCGAAGGACGACAAGGCCGAACGCGCCGCGGCCGAGGGCAAGCCCTTCGAGCGTGCCCGCAGCATTCGCATCCGGCAGATCCGCGCGATGCAGCGCCGCCTCACCACCCGGCCGACGATCGGCAGCCGGCGGGTCGTCATCATCGACCCGGCCGACGATCTGGAACGCGCCGCGGCCAATGCGCTGCTGAAAAGCCTCGAAGAACCGCCGCAGGGAACCTTCTTCATGCTGGTCACCCACGCGCCTGCGCGCCTCCTGCCGACGATCCGCTCGCGCTGCCGGGTGCTGCGGTTCCCGCCGCTGACCGACGCCGAACTTGCCGCCATGCTCGATGCGGACGGGGCGGGCGGGGACCCGGGCGAACGGGCGGCAGCGATGAAGGCGGCGGAAGGCTCCTTCGGCGCGGCGCGGCGGTTTGCCGAACAGAAGCTGGGGGCGCTGGCCGAGGTGATGGAGACGCTCCTTGCCGAAGGCGATCCGGCGATGACCGGGCGGGGGGAGCTCGCGGCCCTGATCGGCCCGCGCGCCGACCGCGAACGCCTGCAGGCGGCGTTCGACCTCGCCCGGGCGCTGGTCGCCGCGCGCGCGCGGGAAACCGGCTCGAACGCCGAACGCGGCGCACTGGTCGAGGCGCACGCGCGGCTCGTCGAACTCGCGCGGGATGCTCCGATCCACAATTACGACACGGGGCTCCTCGCGCTTGAGATCGGAACCTTGCTTGTCGGGGCGAGCGCGGCTAGCGAACCGGCCCATGGCTGAGACCGACCCCGCCCCCTTCTACGTCACCACCGCGATCAGCTACCCCAATGGCAGGCCGCATATCGGCCATGCCTACGAGGCGATCGCGGCCGATGTCATCGCGCGTTTCCAGCGGATGCGGGGGCGCGACGTGCGGTTCCAGACCGGGACCGACGAACACGGGCTCAAGATGGCGCGCAAGGCTGCCGAACAGGGCCGCACCGCGCGCGATCTCGCCGATGAAATGTCGGGCTATTTCCGCGATATGTGCGACGCTCTTGACGTGCGTTACGATCGTTTCATCCGCACGGTGGAGGACGATCACCATCGCGCGAGCCGGGCGATCTGGCAGCGGATGGAAGCGGCGGGCGACCTTTATCTCGACCGCTACGAGGGCTGGTACTCGGTCCGTGACGAGGCCTATTACGACGAGAGCGAACTGGTCGAAGGCGAAAGCGGCGAAAGGCTCTCCCCGCAGGGAACGCCGGTCGAATGGACGGTCGAGGAAAGCTGGTTCTTCCGCCTGTCGAAATACCAGGACCGCCTGCTCGAACTGCTCCGCACGCCGGGCTTCCTCGAACCGGCGAGCCGCCGCAACGAAATGATCGCCTTTGTCGAACAGGGCCTGCGCGACCTGTCGGTGAGCCGCACCAGTTTCGACTGGGGGGTCAAGGTGCCGGGTTCGGACGGCACGGATTCCGGGCACGTGATGTATGTCTGGGTCGATGCGCTGACCAACTACCTCACCGGGCTCGGCTTTCCGGACGAGACCGGGGACATGGCGAAATTCTGGCCCGCCGACCTGCACCTCATCGGCAAGGACATCGTGCGCTTCCACACGATCTACTGGCCCGCTTTCCTGATGAGCGCGGACCTGCCGGTCCCGAAGAAGGTATTCGGCCACGGCTTCCTGCTCAACCGCGGGCAGAAGGAATCGAAATCGCTCGGCAACGTCACCGATCCGCTGGCACTGGCGGAGAGGTTCGGCGTCGATGCC contains these protein-coding regions:
- a CDS encoding DNA polymerase III subunit delta' — encoded protein: MDWPNHERPWREWRMATGGARMHHGWILAGKRGLGKRDFALAAAAELVAEPGVRQPADPANHPDIVTLTHGPKDDKAERAAAEGKPFERARSIRIRQIRAMQRRLTTRPTIGSRRVVIIDPADDLERAAANALLKSLEEPPQGTFFMLVTHAPARLLPTIRSRCRVLRFPPLTDAELAAMLDADGAGGDPGERAAAMKAAEGSFGAARRFAEQKLGALAEVMETLLAEGDPAMTGRGELAALIGPRADRERLQAAFDLARALVAARARETGSNAERGALVEAHARLVELARDAPIHNYDTGLLALEIGTLLVGASAASEPAHG
- the metG gene encoding methionine--tRNA ligase, whose amino-acid sequence is MAETDPAPFYVTTAISYPNGRPHIGHAYEAIAADVIARFQRMRGRDVRFQTGTDEHGLKMARKAAEQGRTARDLADEMSGYFRDMCDALDVRYDRFIRTVEDDHHRASRAIWQRMEAAGDLYLDRYEGWYSVRDEAYYDESELVEGESGERLSPQGTPVEWTVEESWFFRLSKYQDRLLELLRTPGFLEPASRRNEMIAFVEQGLRDLSVSRTSFDWGVKVPGSDGTDSGHVMYVWVDALTNYLTGLGFPDETGDMAKFWPADLHLIGKDIVRFHTIYWPAFLMSADLPVPKKVFGHGFLLNRGQKESKSLGNVTDPLALAERFGVDALRYFLLREVAFGQDGSYSPEAIVTRANAELANSFGNLAQRTLSMIAKNMDGHLEAFEPAEVDRKLLSLVGDACLRELPQAFEALAFSTGIEAWLRAVHACNQYVDEQAPWTLRKTDPERMKAVLLTLFMALRDLAIAIRPVVPTKAADLLDQLGVPADERQYEHLQDPDWFRRLVMAGFTVNSPTPIFPRLELPEAAQGAA